The sequence GCGGTCCGGAAGTAGCCGCCCGAGGTGGACTGCATGTCGAGGGTCTGGGGAGCCATGGTGAGGACGAGGTTGCCGCCCGCCTTCTGGGAGAGCGAGCGCAGTGCCTGGCTCATGTAGGTGGGGTTGAGGCCGTTTTCGAGGTCGATGTCGACGCCGTCGAAGCCGTACTGCTGCATGAGGGTGTAGAGGCTGGCGGCGAAGGTGGCCGCCGATGTGGCGTCGTTGACCGAGACGGCGCCCTTCTCGCCGCCGACGGAGAGGACCACCGACTTCCCTGCCGCCTGCTTGGCCTTGATGTCGGCCTTGAACTGGTCGACGGTGTAGCCGCCCAGGCCGGCCGAGTCGAGGGTGAAGGTGACGGCGCCGGGTGTGGTGGTGGCGTCGGCGAAGGCGACCGCGATGATGTCGTACTGGCCGGGGATTTCGCTGATCTTCTGGACGGTGGCGCCGTTGTTGAAGTTCTGCCAGTAGCCGGTGACCGCGTGCTTCGGAACGGCGGGGGTGCCGCCGCTTCCCGAGGGGGCGGTGGTGGCCGTGATCTGCGCCGAACGGGCCGATTCTCCGGCGGCGTTGGTGGCCGACACCTGGAAGCGGTAGGAGGTGGCGGGGGACAGGCCCAAGACCGTCGCCGAGGTGCCGTGCACCGCTTCGTATGGGGTGCCGTCGCGGTAGACGGTGTAGCCGGTGGCGCCGGGGACCTGGTTCCAGGACAGGGTCACGGAGGACGGGGTCACCGCGTGGGCGGTGAGGCCGCCGGGGGTGGCCGGGGCCTCCGGTCCGGGGTCGGTGCCGCCCCCGCCGTCGGGTCCGAGCACGCTGAAGTCATCGGCGAGGTAGGCGGGTTGGCCGTACCAGCCATGGGTGTAGACGGTGACGGAGGTCGTTGTGGGGCCCGTGGTGAAGGAGGTGCTGAGCTGCTGCCAGTCGGTGGCGGACGGGGTCCAGGTGGAGACGTCCGTGGTGCCGGTGCCGGAGGCGCCCAGGTAGACGTAGGAGCCCTGGACGTATGCGCTGAGGCGGTAGGCCGAGCCGGGCTTGACGGCGACGGTCTGGGAGCAGGTGGCGTTGTCGGAGGTGGTGGGAGTTGCCTTGAGGGCGCCGGTGCCGCTGTGGACGGGGGAGCCGACGGTGCTGCCGCTGTCTGCCGAGCAGGTCCAGTTGCTCAGGCCGGACTCGTAGCCGGCGTTCCTGGCGGCGTTGACCTCGGCGGCGGCGGCCGAGGCGGAACCCGAGAGGGTGGCCGCCGCGGTGGCGAGGGCCGTCAGTGCCGCGGCGAGGAGGCGTCTGTGGCGGGCAGGGCGGGTGTGGTGGGTGTGGCGGATGTGTCGGGTGTGGCGGGCATGTGCCGTACGAGGCATGGCTGTCTCCGGTGTCGAGGGGGGAACACGGGGAGAACTGCAGCAAGACGGTGGCCACCGCTCCTGGGCACAGAATGGTTCAGACCAATAGGGCGGTCAAGAGGTCTGGCGCAACGGGGACTTGGGGGCGTGTGCGCGACGGCGTGGGTACGGGGGCCACCGGGAACGCCCGGATCGCCGGGTCCGCCGGGTCTGCCCGGGGTCACAGGGGCGGTGCGCCCTGCGGTGCCCCCTGCGGCGTGCCCGCGGCCGGTTGCGAGGCCGGGGGCGCCTCCGGGGTCCCGCCCTCCGGTCGACCCACCGGCTCGCCCTCCGTCGTGGCTGTTGCGTCCGCCATATCTGCCATGTCCGCCGTGGCCGCCGGCGCCGTGGCCTGCCGGCCCCAGGTCGTACCGACGAGGATCAGGACCGCCCCGGCGGCGCCGAGCAGGCCGGGCCGGTCCCCGCCTGCGGCGACACCGATCACGGCTGCCCAGAGCGGCTCGGTGCCCAGCAGCAGGCTCACGCGGGACGGTGAGGTGCGGCGCACCGCCCACATCTGCACGAAGAAGGCGAAGAGCGTGCACATCAGCGCCAGATGGAGGAGCGAGGCCCACTGCTGGGGGGAGTACGCGGCCGCGACCGCCACCGGTGAAACGCCGGTGAAGAGTGACGCGAGCGCGAAGACGGCGATGGCGCCGGTGAACTGGACGACCGTGAGCGCCCCGGAGTCGGTCGAACGGATCGACGTCATACGGCCCATGGCCATGACGTACACGGTGCGGGCGACCGCCGCGAGCAGCATCAGGAGATCGCCGGACGACGGGGCGGTGAACCCCGACCCCTGGGTCAGCAGGGCCACACCGGTCACGGACAGCGCCGCCGCGCCGAGGAACGCCCCGGTGGGGCGGGTGCGGGTCGCCACGGCCTCCGCGAGCGGAGTGAAGATCATGGTCAGGCTGATGATGAGGCCCGCGTTGGTCGCCGAGGTGTGCACCACCCCGAACGTCTCCACTACCAGGACGCCGGACAGGAGCATGCCGAGGACCACACCCGCGCCGGTCTCCCGGGCGCTCAGCCGGGTGATCCCGCGGCCCGCGACCACCGCCATCACCGCAGCGGCCACCACGAACCGCAGCAGGAGCAGGGCGACGACCGTGGTTGCGGTGGCCAGCTCCTTGGCGGCCAGATAGCTGGAACCCCAGACGACGGCTACCAGGACGACCGGCAGATCGATGAGCCAGAGGGGCCGGTTGCCGGGGCGGGCGGTGCCGGAGGTCAGGGTGGTCATGGTGCTGGAAGTCCTTGTCCGACGAGGGCGGCCGTGCGGCTCTGCGAGTGCGGCCGTGCGGCGGGGGAGGCCGCCGGGTCCCGGAGGGGAGGCCGACATGATCTTCCCAGGGGAGTGCGCCCGCTGGGAACAGCCGTCGCGCGCCGGAACCGGCCACCTCCGCCCCCGGCGGCGCCGCGGTCCGTCCCCGGGCAGGGCACCGTGCGACCGTCACAGGTCCCGGGATGCGCTACGGCCGCTTCGGCAGGCGCTCCCGCGCCCACAGTTTCACGTCTTTCCACTCGCGCGAGCGCTGCCCGAAAACGTCCCGCCCGTCGTCCGCCGCGACCGCCACCGTGTCGGCGAGGTCCGGGGTCCGGCTCAGGAAGAGCGGATCGCGGGCCCGTACGACGAACCGTACGACCAGGAAGGAGACCGGTGGCTCGGGGACGATGCGGCCGCGGTGGTCGGCGACCTGCTCGCCCACCGGAAACTTGCCGAACATGACGCCGACCGGGGCGTACAGGTTCTTCAGGGCCCAGTGCGGCCACGCCAGCACCTCCCGTCCGGCGCCGCGGACCGCGATGTTCTCGCACACCAGCGCACCGTGCCGGCGGTTCGCCTGCGTCCGGATCCACTCCGCGCTGCGTACTCCCGCCTCGAACACGGCCTCCTCGACCTCCGGCACGCCCCCGGCCGCCTCGTACACCGTCCAGTTCGTCAGCCCGCCCTCTACGGACGGTGCGAGGTACGGGCAGTGGGCGGACATCGCCTGCACGTACTCCGTGACGTGCACCGTCGTGGGACCGGTGGTGCGGCTTTCGACGAGGCGCAGCGCCCCGGCGGCGGAGGGGAGGGCCCCGTCGGGGCGCACGGCGGTCATCGGGCGGCCACCTCCTGTGGATCCCCGGCGCCCCCGGCACGGGGCGGGACGGTCAGCAGCGGCTTGTAGTAACCCTGCGGATGCGGCTCGCCGATCAACTGGCCGTCGGCCTCGACCCAGGCGTGAGCGGCGAAGGGGTGCGTACGGACGCCGGTGCACCAGGTAGGCCAGACGCCGCGGGCCCGGCACAGCAGCGCGGTGGCGATCGAGCGCTGCAGGCAGTTCTGTCCCGCACAGCGCAGGCTCACGGACACCACCTGGTCGCGCGCGGTTCGGGCCTGCCGGGCGCCGGCCGGAGACGCCCCGCGGCGCGCGCATTCGAGCACGGTGCGCAGCCGGGCGGGCTTGAGGCGGGCGAGCGGACGGGCCGCGCCGACGGCGAGCAACGGCAGGAGGCGGCGGCGCAGGGGAAGCCGGGGCCGCTCGGCCAGTGTCATGGACTGGCTCATGGGGCCACCGTGAGTCCGGCGGCGCGCAGTTGGCGGATCACGGCGCCGACATCGTCCGCGGCCCGCTGCGGGTCGACGCCGTAGGAGGCGGCGAGGCCGGCGGCGATGGTCTCGGGGGTGTCGCCGTCCAGCAGACGGTGCAGTACGCGGCTGCCGGTGAGGTTGAGCTGCCAGTAGCGGCCGGTGCGTTGGTGCAGCAGTACCGTGCCGTCGTCGGTGTCCGTCATGGAGACGTCGGAGTGGAGCCGCATACGGGTCAGACCTTCCGTGGGGCGGTGCCGTCACTGTGCGGGGTGGCGTTGCTGTGCGGGGTGGCAGTGCTATGAGGGGTGGCAGTGCTGTGAGGGATCGCGTGGGGGTGCGGAGTGGTGCCGTGGCGTCCGGCGGTGGTGCGCGGCCGGGTTTCGGCGGTGCGCAGCCAGGTTTCGCAGCCGAGCAGGTTCTCCAGCGCCTGGGGCATCGTGTTGTCCGGCTGGGGGAGGGTCAGCCGCCGGCGGAGTTCCCCGGGGTCGATCAGGCCGCGGGCCGCCAGCTCGGAGTCGGCGAACACCTCCAGGATGGCGGGCAGGTTGCGGCGCAGGCCCCTTCTGATGTCCTCGCCGAACTCGCCCTTGGTGGACCGGGCCCGGATCCGGTCGGGCACGATGTCCCGCATCGCGGCGGCCAGCAGGGGCTTGTACCGCCACGGTCCGGCGTGTTCATGGGCCGGTACGCGCAGCACGGCGTCGAGCACGGTGTCGTCCAGGTAGGGCATGTCCAGCTCCACCCCGGACTCGGCGTACAACCGCGCCAGCAGCCGGTAGCCGAAGGTGTTCGAGCGGACCACCATGAGCATCGTGTGGGTGGCGAGGTCGTCGGCCAGGGGCTGCGCCTCATCGGCGGTGCGCTGCAGGGCCGCGCGGGCCAGTTCGATGCCCTCGGCGGTCATCCAGGGCGCCGCCCGCACGGCCCCCAGCCCCCAGCCCAGCGTCGGGCGCCGCACGGGCGGCCGGGGTGCGGTCAGCAGGCCGGCCTGGGCCTGCCACCACGAGGCGCAGGTACCGGGGTTCGCGATATCGGCGAGGGTGGCCTTCAGCGGCCAGCGGGTCAGTGCGCAGTACGCCCGGACGTGCTTCAGCGCGGTCAGCGGATGACGGCGCAGCAACGTGTGCAGATAGCTGGGCATGGGGGAGAACAGCTCGTCGCCGCCGTGTCCCGCCAGGTGGCGGCGGGAGCCGCGG is a genomic window of Streptomyces sp. Edi2 containing:
- a CDS encoding glycosyl hydrolase family 18 protein encodes the protein MPRTAHARHTRHIRHTHHTRPARHRRLLAAALTALATAAATLSGSASAAAAEVNAARNAGYESGLSNWTCSADSGSTVGSPVHSGTGALKATPTTSDNATCSQTVAVKPGSAYRLSAYVQGSYVYLGASGTGTTDVSTWTPSATDWQQLSTSFTTGPTTTSVTVYTHGWYGQPAYLADDFSVLGPDGGGGTDPGPEAPATPGGLTAHAVTPSSVTLSWNQVPGATGYTVYRDGTPYEAVHGTSATVLGLSPATSYRFQVSATNAAGESARSAQITATTAPSGSGGTPAVPKHAVTGYWQNFNNGATVQKISEIPGQYDIIAVAFADATTTPGAVTFTLDSAGLGGYTVDQFKADIKAKQAAGKSVVLSVGGEKGAVSVNDATSAATFAASLYTLMQQYGFDGVDIDLENGLNPTYMSQALRSLSQKAGGNLVLTMAPQTLDMQSTSGGYFRTALNVKDILTVVNMQYYNSGSMLGCDGKVYSQGTVDFLTALACIQLEGGLDPSQVGLGLPASTRGAGSGYVAPSVVNAALDCLTRGTSCGSFKPARTYPGLRGAMTWSTNWDAANGNAWSNAVGPHVHGLP
- a CDS encoding DMT family transporter, producing MTTLTSGTARPGNRPLWLIDLPVVLVAVVWGSSYLAAKELATATTVVALLLLRFVVAAAVMAVVAGRGITRLSARETGAGVVLGMLLSGVLVVETFGVVHTSATNAGLIISLTMIFTPLAEAVATRTRPTGAFLGAAALSVTGVALLTQGSGFTAPSSGDLLMLLAAVARTVYVMAMGRMTSIRSTDSGALTVVQFTGAIAVFALASLFTGVSPVAVAAAYSPQQWASLLHLALMCTLFAFFVQMWAVRRTSPSRVSLLLGTEPLWAAVIGVAAGGDRPGLLGAAGAVLILVGTTWGRQATAPAATADMADMADATATTEGEPVGRPEGGTPEAPPASQPAAGTPQGAPQGAPPL
- a CDS encoding lasso peptide biosynthesis B2 protein, producing the protein MSQSMTLAERPRLPLRRRLLPLLAVGAARPLARLKPARLRTVLECARRGASPAGARQARTARDQVVSVSLRCAGQNCLQRSIATALLCRARGVWPTWCTGVRTHPFAAHAWVEADGQLIGEPHPQGYYKPLLTVPPRAGGAGDPQEVAAR
- a CDS encoding lasso peptide biosynthesis PqqD family chaperone, coding for MRLHSDVSMTDTDDGTVLLHQRTGRYWQLNLTGSRVLHRLLDGDTPETIAAGLAASYGVDPQRAADDVGAVIRQLRAAGLTVAP